The following proteins are co-located in the Shouchella hunanensis genome:
- a CDS encoding histidine phosphatase family protein, whose product MHTIYLVRHAHSPYTPDEWGRPLSENGFEDAKRVADFLDTVHVDRFISSPYKRAIQTIEEAARRKKLPIKTEDAFKERVLAATSMPHFESAINAVWKDETFTHPGGESNKTARKRAVNGLWKILDQENDFASIVISTHGNILALLLGYFHSRYDYMFWQQLEMPDVYQMLIEKHTMLSCTNVWKKK is encoded by the coding sequence ATGCATACTATATATCTCGTACGGCACGCTCATTCTCCTTACACGCCAGATGAGTGGGGACGTCCGCTCTCAGAGAACGGTTTTGAGGATGCAAAGCGTGTGGCCGATTTTTTAGATACTGTGCACGTTGATCGGTTTATCTCGAGCCCTTATAAGCGCGCTATACAGACAATAGAGGAGGCAGCGAGGCGAAAAAAGCTACCCATTAAGACCGAAGATGCATTTAAGGAGAGGGTGCTGGCGGCAACGTCTATGCCTCATTTTGAATCAGCAATCAACGCGGTTTGGAAAGATGAGACGTTTACTCATCCAGGAGGAGAGTCAAATAAAACCGCAAGAAAAAGAGCTGTTAATGGACTTTGGAAGATTCTAGATCAAGAGAATGACTTTGCATCCATTGTCATCTCTACACATGGGAATATACTAGCACTGTTGTTAGGTTACTTCCATTCTCGTTATGATTATATGTTTTGGCAACAGCTTGAGATGCCAGATGTGTATCAAATGCTAATAGAGAAACACACAATGCTCTCATGTACAAACGTTTGGAAGAAAAAATAA
- a CDS encoding spore coat protein: MNQQQHVQNPKIQIPTTSAMTDQDYITDMLSTEKYITVSYSIAEHEASHEAYYQTIHQANNEASQMQRSLYETMFRKGLYGLTPTQDTQIQQSYQQHTTDKAQLPYQ; this comes from the coding sequence ATGAATCAACAGCAACATGTTCAGAATCCAAAGATTCAAATTCCGACTACATCAGCAATGACGGACCAAGATTATATTACGGATATGCTTTCAACAGAGAAGTACATCACTGTCTCATATTCAATTGCAGAGCATGAAGCAAGTCATGAAGCGTATTATCAAACGATTCATCAAGCAAATAATGAGGCTTCGCAAATGCAACGCTCTCTTTACGAGACAATGTTTCGTAAAGGACTTTATGGTTTAACACCAACGCAAGATACACAAATCCAGCAAAGCTATCAACAGCACACAACGGATAAGGCACAGTTACCGTATCAATAA
- the rnr gene encoding ribonuclease R, translated as MSDQINKEELIQYFKEEATKPVSVEDLEERFQITSSEAFKQLITMLNELEGEGEVIRTRTNRYGIPEKLNLIRGRVQGHSKGFAFIIPDDGDEDVYVPQGSLSGAMNGDIVFVRIDERANGSRAEGKVIRIIERKVTEIVGEYKEFKSYALVVADDKRISADFLVIKGKEKGAVDGHKVIATITQYPEGRFGGEVEIKEVLGHKNDPGMDILSIIYKYSIPQSFSDDTLEQAENVPDVIDPNDLNGRRDLRDEQIVTIDGADAKDLDDAVQVKKLQNGHYLLGVHIADVSHYVKEGSPIDKEASERATSVYLVDRVIPMIPHRLSNGICSLNPQVDRLTLSCEMEIDQNGGVVKHDIFQSVINTTERMTYSDVNDILVNKDEALRERYSTLVTMFEEMEKLAQILRDKRFGRGAIDFDFKEAKVLVNSEGTPEDVVLRERSVAEKLIEEFMLAANETVAEHFHWMKLPFVYRIHEDPDAEKLNSFLEFITGFGYVVRGTANTIHPRALQSLLKEIHGEPEETIISRIMLRSMKQAKYDVNSVGHFGLSAEFYTHFTSPIRRYPDLLVHRLIRTYLIQGKTDAKTTGHWQEKLPGLTAHASDMERRAVDAERDTDNVKKAQYMEDKIGEVYTGMISGVTNFGLFVELENTVEGLVHVSYLTDDYYRYDQKHYAMIGERSGNVFRIGDELEIRVVSVNTEEASVDFEIVGMKKRKPQRGKDRPKVIDGGKRVNKQQKKDRPRLTGDPKKDGQPKSGKRKKKPFYENAPSVKRKKGRRKKRS; from the coding sequence ATGTCTGACCAAATAAATAAAGAAGAACTCATACAGTACTTTAAAGAAGAAGCAACGAAACCTGTTTCTGTAGAAGATCTAGAGGAACGTTTCCAAATAACATCAAGTGAGGCATTCAAACAGTTAATTACGATGCTTAATGAACTTGAAGGAGAAGGGGAAGTGATTCGTACTCGAACGAATCGCTATGGAATCCCTGAAAAACTAAATTTAATTCGTGGCCGAGTGCAAGGTCACTCTAAAGGGTTTGCTTTCATTATTCCAGACGATGGTGATGAAGATGTATATGTACCTCAAGGGTCACTATCTGGCGCTATGAACGGTGATATTGTGTTTGTACGAATTGATGAACGGGCTAACGGTTCAAGAGCGGAAGGAAAGGTCATTCGAATTATTGAGCGCAAAGTGACTGAAATTGTTGGTGAATACAAAGAGTTTAAATCGTACGCCCTCGTTGTAGCAGACGATAAGCGGATCAGCGCCGATTTCCTTGTTATAAAAGGGAAAGAAAAGGGTGCAGTTGACGGTCATAAGGTGATTGCCACTATTACTCAGTATCCAGAAGGGCGCTTCGGTGGAGAAGTTGAAATTAAAGAAGTTCTCGGTCATAAAAATGACCCTGGTATGGACATTTTGTCAATTATTTATAAATACAGCATCCCACAAAGTTTTTCAGACGACACATTGGAACAAGCGGAAAATGTTCCAGATGTCATTGATCCAAATGATTTAAATGGACGTCGAGACTTACGTGACGAGCAAATTGTAACCATTGATGGAGCCGACGCGAAAGACTTAGATGATGCGGTTCAAGTGAAAAAGTTGCAAAATGGACATTATCTTCTAGGAGTGCATATTGCTGATGTCTCTCACTATGTGAAAGAAGGAAGCCCAATCGATAAAGAGGCATCTGAACGAGCGACGAGTGTTTACTTAGTTGATCGTGTCATACCAATGATTCCGCATCGATTATCAAACGGCATTTGTAGTTTAAATCCACAAGTTGACCGTTTAACCCTTTCTTGTGAAATGGAAATTGATCAAAATGGCGGCGTTGTGAAGCATGACATTTTCCAAAGTGTGATCAATACAACGGAACGAATGACGTATAGCGATGTCAATGACATTTTAGTAAACAAAGACGAGGCATTGAGAGAACGATACAGCACACTCGTAACGATGTTTGAAGAAATGGAAAAACTTGCGCAAATTTTAAGAGACAAGCGTTTTGGTCGTGGTGCAATTGATTTTGATTTTAAAGAAGCAAAAGTGTTAGTAAACAGTGAAGGTACTCCTGAAGATGTTGTGTTACGAGAACGATCCGTTGCAGAGAAGTTGATTGAGGAATTTATGTTAGCAGCAAATGAAACAGTAGCAGAACACTTCCATTGGATGAAGTTACCGTTTGTATACAGAATCCACGAAGATCCAGATGCAGAGAAATTAAACTCATTTCTTGAGTTCATTACCGGCTTTGGTTACGTTGTCAGAGGAACAGCGAACACCATTCATCCACGGGCATTGCAATCGTTATTAAAAGAGATCCATGGTGAGCCTGAGGAAACCATTATTAGCCGAATCATGCTACGTTCCATGAAGCAGGCGAAATATGATGTGAATTCAGTTGGACACTTTGGCTTATCCGCAGAATTTTATACACATTTCACATCGCCTATTCGTCGGTACCCAGATTTACTTGTCCATCGATTAATTCGAACGTACCTCATTCAAGGAAAAACAGATGCGAAAACGACTGGTCATTGGCAAGAAAAGCTACCAGGCTTAACAGCGCATGCCTCGGATATGGAACGACGTGCAGTTGATGCTGAACGTGATACCGATAATGTGAAAAAAGCACAGTATATGGAAGATAAAATTGGTGAAGTCTATACGGGCATGATTAGTGGTGTTACCAACTTTGGCTTATTTGTTGAGTTGGAAAATACAGTTGAAGGTCTCGTGCATGTAAGCTATTTAACCGATGATTATTACCGGTACGATCAAAAACATTATGCCATGATCGGAGAACGAAGTGGGAATGTCTTTCGTATTGGGGATGAGCTCGAAATTCGAGTGGTATCAGTTAATACAGAGGAAGCGTCCGTTGATTTTGAAATTGTCGGGATGAAGAAAAGAAAACCTCAAAGAGGCAAAGATCGTCCAAAAGTCATTGATGGTGGTAAACGTGTCAATAAACAGCAGAAAAAAGATCGTCCACGTTTAACAGGTGACCCTAAAAAAGATGGACAACCTAAAAGCGGGAAGCGCAAAAAGAAGCCGTTTTACGAAAATGCACCGAGTGTAAAGCGCAAAAAAGGTCGCAGAAAAAAGCGTTCATAA
- a CDS encoding alpha/beta hydrolase produces the protein MKIVAPKPFTFKGGKRAVLLLHGFTGTTADVRMLGRFLQNEGYTCHAPLYRGHGVPPEELVQYSPEDWWEDVEAAYEHLQSEGYDEIAVCGLSLGGVFTLKLGFSKPVKGIVSMCAPVRPRTEEAIKEGFLKYAKEYKQLEKKTEEEIDKDVRALKETSMNTLYQLRGLMDDVRKELDLIYAPALIVQARHDEMIDIESANMIYKEIETDDKEIKWYEKSTHVITLGDEKETLHQDILSFLNELEWSN, from the coding sequence ATGAAGATCGTTGCACCGAAACCATTTACATTTAAAGGGGGAAAGCGAGCTGTCCTGCTGCTGCATGGCTTTACAGGTACAACAGCAGATGTGCGGATGCTTGGCCGTTTTTTGCAAAATGAAGGCTATACGTGCCATGCGCCACTCTACCGTGGCCACGGCGTTCCTCCAGAAGAGCTTGTTCAATATAGCCCGGAAGATTGGTGGGAGGATGTTGAAGCTGCATATGAGCATCTTCAAAGTGAAGGCTATGACGAGATTGCAGTTTGTGGGTTATCCTTAGGCGGCGTATTCACATTAAAACTTGGTTTTTCTAAACCTGTAAAAGGGATCGTTTCAATGTGTGCACCTGTTCGACCGAGAACAGAAGAAGCGATTAAAGAAGGGTTTCTAAAATACGCCAAAGAATATAAACAATTAGAGAAAAAGACGGAAGAAGAAATCGATAAGGACGTCCGTGCTTTAAAGGAGACGTCAATGAATACGTTGTATCAATTACGTGGTTTAATGGACGACGTTCGAAAAGAGTTAGATCTTATTTATGCTCCAGCTCTTATTGTACAAGCAAGGCATGATGAGATGATTGATATTGAAAGTGCAAACATGATTTACAAAGAAATTGAAACAGACGACAAAGAAATAAAATGGTATGAAAAGTCTACTCATGTCATCACATTAGGAGATGAAAAAGAAACACTTCACCAAGATATTCTGTCGTTTTTAAATGAACTAGAATGGTCAAACTAA
- a CDS encoding DoxX family protein, whose amino-acid sequence MMKTEVGIAFVRLVVGVIFIAHGLDKFNGGIEGTVAFFESISIPSPDIMAVVVALVEIIAGLALLLGLLTRLMSAILMIVMIGAVYMVKFDQGFIGGFEFDLLLFAVLLLFVINGSHFMAVDGLVAKKKKRQRFGRR is encoded by the coding sequence ATGATGAAAACAGAAGTTGGTATTGCATTCGTAAGACTTGTTGTAGGGGTGATCTTTATCGCCCACGGCTTAGATAAATTTAATGGTGGTATTGAAGGGACTGTAGCGTTTTTTGAGAGCATATCAATTCCATCACCTGATATAATGGCAGTTGTGGTAGCTTTAGTTGAGATCATTGCAGGTCTTGCGCTTCTCTTAGGTTTGCTGACACGCTTGATGAGTGCTATTCTAATGATTGTGATGATTGGTGCTGTTTATATGGTGAAGTTCGATCAAGGCTTTATTGGAGGTTTTGAATTCGATCTATTATTGTTTGCTGTACTACTTTTATTTGTTATCAATGGGTCCCACTTTATGGCTGTTGATGGGTTAGTAGCAAAGAAAAAGAAGCGTCAGCGATTTGGGAGAAGATAA
- a CDS encoding glycosyltransferase family protein: MTNKTKICFITCVNDEVLYRRSVSHIDMLYLPRGYTVEKIAIRNAKSMTSGYNEALQQSNAKYKVYLHQDTMIINRMFLHDLLFLFENHPSLGMFGVIGSKELPENSVWWESEQKAGKILEKRETYGYLSFIEADYAFQSAAVIDGVMMATQYDLPWEEQFDGWHFYDVSQSVLFVHHGYEVGIAHQPHPWIMHECGEEFDSFAYATYVHQFHLWKNTLST; the protein is encoded by the coding sequence ATGACGAATAAAACGAAGATTTGCTTTATAACGTGCGTCAATGATGAAGTGCTTTACCGACGTTCAGTTAGTCACATTGACATGTTGTATTTGCCAAGAGGCTATACCGTAGAAAAAATTGCCATTCGAAATGCGAAAAGTATGACCAGTGGCTATAATGAGGCGCTTCAGCAGTCGAATGCGAAGTACAAAGTGTATCTTCACCAAGATACAATGATTATTAATCGGATGTTTCTTCATGATTTACTGTTTCTGTTCGAAAATCACCCAAGTTTAGGGATGTTTGGTGTGATTGGCTCGAAGGAGTTACCGGAAAATAGCGTCTGGTGGGAAAGCGAACAGAAAGCGGGCAAAATACTAGAAAAACGTGAAACGTATGGTTATTTATCATTTATTGAGGCTGATTACGCATTTCAAAGCGCAGCAGTTATTGACGGGGTGATGATGGCTACCCAGTATGACCTTCCATGGGAAGAGCAGTTTGATGGCTGGCATTTTTACGATGTTAGCCAAAGTGTGCTCTTTGTGCACCATGGTTATGAAGTAGGTATTGCCCATCAACCACACCCGTGGATTATGCACGAATGTGGAGAAGAATTCGACAGCTTTGCTTATGCCACATATGTTCATCAATTTCATCTATGGAAAAACACACTTTCGACTTAA
- a CDS encoding YjiH family protein, with product MEQLNEQQQDTNTYSEKVPTKKSILTFLIPSLLGALLFLVPFKINDTWTVLIGYAAGTIERSLSAMLPMFLLAIILLSGVLTLLAWVVKPAFIMERQALKALFYTSLPWTMIRVLGALFALMVMTQSGFSIVYSPATGGTIFTELLPVLAVWSVVMGLLMPLLLEYGLMEWLGTLAKKIMRPLFNLPGRASVDSLASWMGNNMMSILITINQYENGYYTKRESAIIVTNFTITSIGFSLIIAKILDLSDRFVPFYLTVLAGVFIAAFICPRIPPLSKMKHTYAGDEPGVINETAAKGSLWSQAFQRGVEKAAHAPKTTSVLKKGAFNALDIWFGMLPLVMAIGTIALVIAEFTPIFTYLSYPLVPILEWMNIPEAAQAAPALLVGFADMFLPAILGAGIESELTRFVIGAVSLIQLVYMSEIGVMLMRSSIPISFWQLFVIFIQRTIIAIPVVVLIAHVIIF from the coding sequence ATGGAGCAATTAAACGAACAACAACAAGATACAAACACTTATTCTGAAAAAGTACCAACTAAAAAGTCTATTCTTACGTTTCTTATACCCTCTCTATTAGGAGCACTTCTGTTTCTTGTTCCCTTTAAAATAAACGATACTTGGACTGTACTTATTGGTTATGCAGCTGGAACGATTGAACGGTCTCTTTCAGCAATGTTACCGATGTTTTTACTAGCTATTATTCTATTATCTGGTGTACTCACATTACTTGCTTGGGTAGTAAAGCCTGCTTTTATCATGGAAAGACAAGCATTAAAAGCGCTATTCTACACAAGTCTTCCATGGACGATGATACGTGTGCTCGGTGCACTCTTCGCGTTAATGGTGATGACACAATCTGGTTTCTCTATTGTCTATAGCCCTGCAACAGGTGGAACCATTTTCACTGAATTGCTTCCGGTGCTTGCGGTGTGGTCAGTAGTGATGGGTTTATTAATGCCACTATTGCTTGAATATGGTTTAATGGAGTGGTTGGGTACACTTGCGAAAAAAATTATGAGACCGTTATTTAATTTACCGGGTCGTGCTTCTGTAGATTCGTTGGCATCTTGGATGGGTAATAACATGATGAGTATTTTGATTACGATTAATCAATATGAGAATGGCTACTATACAAAGCGCGAATCAGCCATTATTGTCACGAACTTTACCATTACATCAATCGGATTTAGTTTAATCATTGCGAAAATCTTAGACTTAAGTGATCGCTTTGTTCCATTTTATTTAACAGTGCTTGCTGGTGTGTTTATCGCCGCTTTTATTTGTCCCCGTATTCCACCATTATCAAAAATGAAGCATACGTATGCTGGAGACGAGCCTGGAGTTATTAATGAGACTGCAGCTAAGGGGTCATTATGGAGTCAAGCATTCCAAAGAGGTGTTGAGAAAGCGGCACATGCCCCTAAAACGACCTCTGTGTTAAAAAAAGGAGCGTTTAATGCTCTTGATATTTGGTTTGGCATGTTACCGCTTGTTATGGCAATTGGGACCATTGCCCTTGTTATTGCTGAATTCACGCCAATATTTACGTATTTGTCTTATCCGCTTGTGCCTATATTAGAATGGATGAATATTCCTGAGGCAGCACAAGCAGCACCAGCACTACTCGTTGGATTTGCAGACATGTTTTTGCCAGCTATTTTAGGTGCTGGGATTGAGAGTGAGCTTACTCGCTTTGTCATTGGAGCGGTATCGTTAATCCAACTCGTCTATATGTCCGAGATTGGTGTTATGCTTATGCGCTCTAGTATCCCCATTTCATTTTGGCAGCTATTTGTTATTTTTATTCAACGTACAATTATTGCTATTCCAGTCGTCGTATTGATTGCCCACGTTATTATTTTTTAA
- a CDS encoding aspartate aminotransferase family protein: MSQSWNELQETIPYRLAPSMAKDHPNLPVVKEEGCYYYGVDGKTYLDFTSGIAVTNVGHRHPKVVEAIKQEADSFTHGPIGVIQYESILKLANELADVMPGDLDCFFFGNSGTEAIEGALKLARHVTNRPNVVSFTGCFHGRTLGAMSVSTSKAKYRAYQPAQNQVYQLPYYQPGESADEAIAKLEKACETMFAHYTLPEEVACFIIEPVLGEGGYIVPPAKWLQQIREICNKHGILLIFDEVQTGFGRTGEWFAAQSFDVIPDIMAVAKGIASGLPLSATVANHTLMQQWPLGSHATTFGGNPIACAAARATLQIIKEENLLANVKEVGSYAAQELTKLQQAFPCIGSIRHLGMMFGIEIVDPETGRKDGDRAAQILDLALEEGVLFYFCGNEGEVLRMIPPLTITKEQIDEGLVKLRKALQRLK; the protein is encoded by the coding sequence ATGTCACAAAGTTGGAACGAACTACAAGAAACCATTCCATATCGTCTTGCACCGAGTATGGCAAAAGACCATCCAAATTTACCTGTAGTGAAAGAAGAGGGGTGCTATTACTATGGAGTCGATGGGAAAACGTATTTAGATTTCACATCTGGTATTGCCGTAACGAATGTGGGTCACCGTCATCCAAAAGTCGTTGAAGCAATAAAACAAGAAGCTGATTCATTCACGCATGGCCCTATTGGCGTTATTCAATATGAATCTATTCTAAAATTGGCGAATGAATTAGCTGATGTCATGCCAGGTGATCTGGATTGCTTTTTCTTTGGAAACAGTGGTACTGAGGCCATTGAAGGTGCTTTAAAGCTTGCGAGACATGTGACAAATCGTCCGAATGTGGTCTCATTTACTGGGTGTTTTCACGGACGAACCCTTGGCGCAATGAGCGTCAGTACATCAAAAGCAAAATATAGAGCTTACCAACCTGCTCAAAATCAAGTCTATCAGCTTCCTTATTATCAGCCGGGAGAAAGCGCAGACGAAGCAATTGCAAAACTCGAAAAGGCATGCGAGACGATGTTTGCTCACTATACGTTACCAGAAGAAGTGGCTTGTTTTATCATTGAACCAGTGCTTGGTGAAGGCGGTTATATCGTGCCACCTGCTAAGTGGCTTCAGCAAATAAGGGAGATATGCAATAAGCATGGAATCTTACTTATTTTCGATGAAGTTCAAACGGGATTTGGACGAACTGGTGAGTGGTTCGCAGCACAATCCTTTGACGTTATCCCTGATATAATGGCGGTCGCAAAAGGAATTGCTTCAGGGTTACCTCTTAGTGCAACTGTAGCGAACCACACACTCATGCAGCAGTGGCCGTTAGGAAGTCATGCAACGACATTTGGCGGTAATCCAATAGCTTGTGCCGCTGCTCGAGCGACACTTCAGATAATTAAAGAAGAAAACTTGCTTGCGAATGTAAAAGAAGTAGGGAGTTACGCCGCTCAGGAACTGACTAAACTTCAACAGGCATTTCCTTGTATTGGTTCGATCCGTCATTTGGGCATGATGTTTGGTATTGAAATCGTTGATCCTGAGACAGGTCGAAAAGATGGCGATCGAGCTGCTCAGATTCTTGACCTTGCACTTGAAGAAGGTGTACTGTTTTATTTTTGTGGAAATGAAGGTGAGGTTCTTCGTATGATTCCGCCGCTCACCATTACGAAAGAACAAATTGATGAAGGGTTAGTGAAGTTAAGAAAAGCACTTCAACGTTTGAAGTAA
- the smpB gene encoding SsrA-binding protein SmpB: MAETESKVMAQNKKARHDYFIEETYEAGIVLTGTEIKSIRAGRMNLKDSFARIKNGEAYLHNAHISEYEQGNRYNHEPTRARKLLLHKKQIDKLIGETQQQGYSVVPLKVYIKNGFAKVLIGLAKGKKNYDKRETLKQKDAKREMDRAIRERMKG; the protein is encoded by the coding sequence GTGGCTGAAACAGAAAGTAAAGTGATGGCACAAAATAAAAAAGCCCGTCATGATTATTTTATTGAAGAAACCTATGAAGCAGGAATCGTTCTTACCGGTACAGAAATTAAATCGATTCGCGCAGGAAGAATGAATTTAAAGGATTCATTCGCTCGGATAAAAAACGGTGAAGCTTATTTGCATAATGCACACATTAGTGAATATGAACAGGGAAACCGGTATAATCATGAGCCAACTAGAGCGAGAAAATTGTTGTTGCATAAAAAGCAAATTGATAAGCTCATCGGTGAGACGCAGCAACAAGGATATTCAGTTGTCCCGTTAAAAGTGTATATTAAAAACGGGTTTGCCAAAGTATTAATTGGATTAGCAAAAGGGAAAAAGAATTACGACAAACGAGAAACCTTGAAGCAAAAAGATGCTAAGCGAGAAATGGATCGAGCGATAAGAGAGCGAATGAAGGGCTAA
- a CDS encoding catalase, which produces MERRPKRPNRKAEQVEQYSRNNYNKPLTTNQGINIANDENTLKAGERGPSLLEDFMMREKLSHFDRERIPERVVHARGYGAYGTFRVYESQKALTKAHFLQDPSMETPVFLRFSEVAGSKGAAETVRDVRGFALKFYTEEGNFDLVGNNIPVFFIQDGVKFPDLIHAVKPEPNNEIPQASTAHDNFWDFIANNEESAHMMMWIMSDRTIPRSFRTMEGFGVHTFRLVNEAGKAHFVKFHWKPKAGLHSLVWDESQKLSGVDPDFHRRDLWNVIEAGGEAIWELGIQVIEEKDEFSFDFDILDSTKLWPEEEIPVRIIGEMRLNRNVENVFAETEQVALHPGNIVPGIDFTDDPLLQTRLFSYTDTQLYRVGTNHQDLPINRPICPFHNNQRDGAMRYIVDKGKVNYHKNSLWNNTPYEVDPNKGGFVTYPEKVKGVKIRKTAQSFLNHYSQARLFWNSMSSWERDHIANAFSFELGKVMSKSVRKQMINQIGRVSTELATVVANQIGVNPPTTTESKERRISPALSMANQPETVQWLKVGVLLTEGFDGPGTKRVVDRLKSEGVQVEYLSEKQAKVDGTNQISFIPDASFLTGSPLLYDSIYVAGGKNPDAYSVGQMEYFIREQFVHYKPIGVAKNVEPILMKLGIVGKEGVLVNQNEDFLQNYLTALGKQRFFART; this is translated from the coding sequence GTGGAACGGAGGCCGAAAAGACCAAATCGCAAAGCGGAGCAAGTCGAACAGTATTCTCGCAATAATTACAATAAACCATTGACGACTAATCAGGGAATCAACATTGCGAATGATGAGAATACATTAAAAGCAGGAGAGCGGGGCCCTAGTTTACTTGAAGACTTTATGATGCGGGAAAAGTTATCTCATTTTGATCGTGAACGAATACCGGAAAGAGTTGTTCATGCTAGGGGCTATGGAGCGTATGGAACGTTTCGCGTATATGAATCACAAAAAGCGCTGACAAAGGCTCACTTTTTGCAAGATCCTAGCATGGAGACGCCTGTATTTCTTCGCTTTTCTGAGGTGGCTGGTTCAAAAGGAGCTGCAGAGACCGTTCGAGATGTGCGTGGATTTGCACTGAAATTTTATACGGAAGAAGGAAACTTTGATTTAGTTGGTAATAATATTCCTGTTTTTTTTATTCAAGATGGGGTTAAATTTCCAGATTTAATTCATGCTGTCAAACCAGAGCCAAATAATGAAATTCCACAAGCATCAACCGCACATGATAATTTTTGGGATTTTATCGCAAATAACGAAGAGTCTGCCCACATGATGATGTGGATCATGAGTGATCGAACAATTCCAAGGAGTTTTCGGACGATGGAAGGATTCGGAGTACATACCTTTCGTCTTGTAAACGAAGCGGGCAAAGCCCATTTTGTGAAATTCCATTGGAAACCAAAAGCTGGCCTTCATTCCCTTGTGTGGGATGAATCGCAAAAACTAAGCGGCGTTGATCCTGATTTTCATCGACGGGACTTATGGAACGTCATTGAAGCTGGTGGAGAGGCAATATGGGAGCTAGGTATACAAGTGATTGAAGAAAAGGATGAGTTTTCATTTGACTTTGACATTTTGGATTCAACGAAGCTATGGCCCGAAGAAGAGATACCGGTTCGCATAATTGGTGAAATGCGCTTAAACCGTAATGTGGAAAATGTATTCGCGGAAACAGAGCAAGTGGCCTTGCATCCAGGAAATATTGTTCCAGGAATTGATTTTACAGATGATCCACTGCTACAAACGAGGCTGTTCTCCTATACAGACACACAGTTGTACCGCGTTGGTACAAATCATCAAGACTTGCCAATTAATCGCCCTATTTGTCCATTCCACAACAATCAACGTGATGGGGCCATGCGTTATATTGTTGATAAAGGAAAAGTGAATTACCATAAAAATTCACTGTGGAATAATACACCTTATGAAGTGGATCCAAATAAAGGTGGCTTCGTGACGTATCCAGAGAAAGTGAAAGGTGTTAAGATTCGCAAGACAGCGCAAAGCTTTTTAAATCATTATTCACAAGCCCGACTGTTTTGGAATAGTATGAGCAGCTGGGAAAGAGACCATATTGCAAACGCGTTTAGCTTTGAATTAGGGAAAGTGATGAGTAAATCGGTTCGGAAACAAATGATTAATCAAATTGGTCGCGTAAGCACGGAACTTGCTACGGTTGTCGCCAATCAAATTGGTGTTAATCCACCAACGACAACAGAGTCAAAAGAGAGAAGAATTTCTCCGGCTCTAAGTATGGCAAACCAACCAGAAACGGTGCAATGGTTAAAGGTAGGAGTACTGTTGACAGAGGGCTTCGACGGACCAGGGACAAAACGTGTTGTGGACCGACTAAAAAGTGAAGGGGTTCAAGTAGAATATTTAAGTGAAAAACAGGCAAAAGTGGATGGAACGAATCAGATCTCATTTATTCCTGATGCAAGCTTTCTCACTGGTTCACCGTTACTATATGATTCTATTTATGTTGCAGGAGGAAAGAATCCTGATGCGTATTCTGTTGGTCAAATGGAATATTTTATAAGAGAACAATTTGTCCATTATAAGCCAATAGGAGTTGCAAAAAATGTAGAGCCTATTTTGATGAAACTAGGCATTGTAGGAAAAGAAGGTGTATTGGTTAATCAGAACGAAGACTTTCTCCAAAATTATCTTACTGCTCTTGGGAAGCAGCGTTTTTTTGCGCGAACATAA